The DNA region TCAGGAAATTGCATTAGAAAACCATATACCTATTATTTATTTAGTTGATAGCGCAGGGGTATTTTTACCGATGCAGGATGAAATATTTCCAGACAAAGAGCATTTTGGAAGGATATTTAGAAACAATGCAATCTTATCTGCAAAAGGAATTCCCCAAATTGCAGCGGTTATGGGGAGCTGTGTTGCAGGAGGTGCTTATTTGCCTATCATGTCGGATGAAGCTTTGATCGTTGAAAAAAGCGGCAGTATCTTTTTAGCAGGACCTTATTTGGTAAAGGCAGCCATTGGCGAGGAAGTCGATCAGGAAACATTGGGTGGCGCATCGACCCATTGTGAAGTTTCAGGAGTTACTGATTACAAAGTAAAAGATGACAAAACCTGCTTAGACACCATACGAAATCTCATTGATAAGATTAATCTAAAACAAAATGAAACGTATGATTATATCGAACCCGTTGCTCCTAAGTATAGCCCGAATGATTTATTAGGCATTTACCCTTCAGCCAATCAAAAGCCCTATTCAATGGCCCGCATCCTGGAATGCATTGTGGATGAATCATCTTTGTTATATTACAAAGAGGAGTATGGCAAAACGATTCTTTGCGCTTACGCTCGAATTGGAGGATATGCTGTTGGGATTGTTGCAAATGATCGTAGAATTGTTAAATCAGCAAAAGGTGAAATGCAAATGGGTGGAGTGATCTATTCTGATTCAGCAGATAAGGCCAGCCGATTTATATTAAATTGCAATCAAAAAAGAATTCCATTAATATTTTTTCATGATGTAACCGGATTTATGGTGGGCACTCGTTCAGAACATGGAGGAATTATCAAAGACGGTGCTAAAATGGTAAATGCAGTGGCTAATTCTACTGTACCTAAACTAAGCATCGTAATAGGCAATTCATATGGCGCAGGAAATTATGCTATGTGTGGAAAAGCCTATGATCCCAGATTTATTTTGGCTTGGCCTTCAGCCAAAATCGCAGTAATGGGAGGTGCTCAGGCAGCTAAAGTGTTGACCCAAATTCAGCTGAGCGCATTGAAAGCGAAGGGACAAATCCCTGACGCTGAAGAAGAAAAGAGATTATTTGATCTAACAAACGAGAAATACCAAAAACAAACTACAGCTACCTATGCGGCTGCACGACTTTGGGTTGACGCCATTATTGATCCTGTAAAAACCAGAGATTGGATCATTATGGGAATTGAAGCATCCAAATTCAGTAGTATTGAACCATTTAAAACCGGAGTAATTCAAACCTAATGAACGAGAAATATAAAAATCTTTTTAAAAAACTTGGGCTAGCCGGCTTTCTGTTTTTCTTAATAAAAGGAATTCTATGGTTGGTTTTTGGTACCGCTTTGTTTAAATGGTTAAAGGGCTGTGTTATTACTGGAGCATTATTAAGTTTCCCTTTATGTATTTACAGTCAACAAGCTAAACTTGACAGTTTATTTAGTGTATTCAGGAATCCATCAATTCAAAAGGAGAAGACCTTATTTAATTATACAAATCAAAACTGCGAACGTGCTTTTTTTTGCAAATTAGAAGATCGCTATTTACTGAATAACAAATTACCAATGTCCTTTCGATTAGGCTCCGCACAATATACGAATGCAATGGAGTATCCAAATCAGTGGCGATTCGTTGAACCTGCTATTAAATCTGCGAAGAATGCACAAAGTGATTAATGTAGAAAATCTTTTACTTGATACGGTCCGGTGGTATTAAAGCCTTCTGCATATTCCACATGGATGCTTCTTCCATAAATTTTTGCTTTTGCCTTTAATAGTTCGAAAAAATCTTGACCAGAAATTGGCGAATCTAATTCTTTGGAATTAGGATCATAAAATTGAGACCCAAAGCATTTGATCAATGCTATCTTTTGATCCATAAATTCAGTGATATCAAATGCGATGTCGGCATTTAGTTGATGATCCTGAATGTAATGATATAAATTATTTGGACGCCATCGATTTTGTGGGGTTCCATTCATATCAAATGTTTCTATTTTTTGTAAGCCAGAATAAAATAATGCATCCGCAATTAATTTAGCTGCCCGGCCATGATCTGGATGTCGATCTGAAAGTGCATTGGCAAATACAATTTTAGGTTTTGCAGCTCGCACCACCCGTATGATTTTTTCAATTTCCTGATAATTCCACATAAAAAATCCATCCGGTAAATCCAATTGGATTCTAAATTTAGCGCCCAACAATGCAGCGGCTTTCATGGCTTCTTCCGTTCGCAATGTTGGGTTTCCCCTTGTGCCCAATTCGCCTAATGTCAAATCAAGCAAGCCTACAGTATACCCTTTTGAAATATGCCCTAACAAAGTGCCACTACAACTGAGTTCTACATCATCCGGATGTACTCCTATTGCAAGAATATCAACAACTTGAATCGTATTTAATGATAACATGAAAATGAATAATAGTTAATGTTTAATTACGGAAAATTACCATCTTAAAAGCGCACTCCCCCAGGTAAAACCACTTCCAAATGCAGCCATGCAAATCAAATCTCCTTCTTTGATTTTACCCGCCTCCCAGGCTTCTCCTAATGCTATTGGAATGGTTGCTGCAGTGGTATTTCCATATTTCTGAATGTTATTCCACACTTGATCATTTCTTAGATTCAATTTCTGCTGAATAAATTGACTAATTCGCAAATTAGCCTGGTGGGGAATTAATAAATCAATATCCGCTGCCTGAAGCCCTGCTTTATTAAGTGCTTCAAGAATTACTTCCTGAAATTTTACTACTGCAGTTTTAAATACTAAGGGGCCATTCATTGTCGGAAAGATCATTTGTTCATTCCACATTTTTTCAGTCAAAAAAATACCTCCGTAATTTTGATCTGGGTATCCAAATGCTTCTTTTCCAAGATGATATCCTCCATGGCACCCGGGATTAATAAAAGCCAATTCTTCAGCATAGGTCCCATCAGAATGCAAGACTGTATTTAATATTCCATCAGATTCAGTAGGTTGAACTACTACCGCGCCAGCGCCATCACCAAAAATAACTGTAACATTTCGACCGCGTGAACTAAAATCCAATCCCATAGAATGCATTTCAGCTCCTACCAGCAAAATATTTTTGTATTGACCTGATTTAATAAATTGATCTGCAATTGAAAGTCCATAAATAAATCCACTGCATTGATTTCTGATATCCAATGCCGGTGCTTCCACAGAAGTTATTTTTAATTCACGCTGCAACAACACACCGCATCCTGGAAAAAAATAGTCCGGACTTAATGTGGCAAATATTATAAAGTCAATTTCTTCTTTGCTTATACCTGCCCGTTGAATGGCTATTTCCGCAGCTCTAGCTCCCATGGTGGTTGTAGTCTCTGCATGCGCTTTTCCGTACCTACGCTCCTGAATTCCTGTTCGCTCCTGAATCCAGGCATCAGAAGTATCCATTAATAGTTCTAAATCAGAATTCTTTACAACTGTTTCAGGTACATAATACCCTACCCCTGCAATTTTTGATCTCATTTGTTCCAATTAAACGTATTAAAATAAAAAATCAAGCTAAAGGTATTAAGAAACAAGTTGGACTTGAACTTTTTCAGGCTTTTAATATTACAAGCGGAATTTATGTTTTACGCTCTTTCTTTTTGGCTGCAGGAAACAAGACATTATTCAGAATTAAGCGATATCCCGGTGAGTTTGGGTGTAGATTTAAATCCGTAGGCGGATCTCCAACCTGATGTTGATAATCTTCCGGATCATGGCCTGCATAAAATGTCCAGGTACCGTATCCATAGGTCCCATGTATATATCGCACTTCATCTACAGATTTAGTTTCTCCAAGCACCAATACATCTGATTTTATTAAACTCCGTTTAAAACTAGTCGTTTGACCCATAAAGCCTTTGACCGTTCTGGTATGATTTTGAGTTAACATGGTAGGTACCGGATCCCATTTTGCAGAAAAATCAAACAATTCAAAATAATCGTTTTCCGGATTTAACTTTCGGTCATATGTGTTATCAATCGTAGAAAATTCATATTCCAATGGGTTCTCTTTCAAACTATAGTTTTTAAATGCCAGGGTTTTTGTGTAATCAAGCAAGGCATTTGCATTTCCGTTTATAGGATCACCGTCATAATAAACAGCACAGATATCTATGCCCTCCGCTGAAAGTGCGATGTCATACGAATCTGTTGCTGAGCACATTGCAAAGGTGAAACCGCCACCTCCTATGTATTCCTTTATTTTTTTGGCAACTTCCAATTTACATTGGGAGACTTTTGAAAATCCAAGTGATTTACTGAGTTCCTCAGCTTTTTTCTGATTTTCAATATACCATGGTTGGGTATGATACCCTGAATAAAAACGGCCATATTGGCCTGTAAAATCCTCGTGATGTAAATGCAACCAATCGTATTTAGGCAACATACCAGATAAAATTTCACGGTCGTAAATTTTATCAAAAGGGATTTCAGCATAGGTTAATGCCAGAGTGACCGCATCATCCCAAGGCTGAATTCGTTCCCCTTTATTATTGAATTCAGGGGTATAAACAGCAATTTTAGGAGCCTTCTCAAGTTTCATAAGCTCTTGATTTACTTCAGGATTTCCAATTTCTGCTTTAATTCGGTCAAATTCATTGTCAGAAATAATTTCAAAACTAACTCCACGGGTTTTACATTCTTTCTCCAAGGTTTTCAAATTAAGGAAA from Saprospiraceae bacterium includes:
- a CDS encoding asparagine synthetase B, which gives rise to MMSKLLYTVSGILILNFAAISSYILVPMDLKQANHLKAYGITYWVIDQNVEAYWLLNYRGGSFAFLNLKTLEKECKTRGVSFEIISDNEFDRIKAEIGNPEVNQELMKLEKAPKIAVYTPEFNNKGERIQPWDDAVTLALTYAEIPFDKIYDREILSGMLPKYDWLHLHHEDFTGQYGRFYSGYHTQPWYIENQKKAEELSKSLGFSKVSQCKLEVAKKIKEYIGGGGFTFAMCSATDSYDIALSAEGIDICAVYYDGDPINGNANALLDYTKTLAFKNYSLKENPLEYEFSTIDNTYDRKLNPENDYFELFDFSAKWDPVPTMLTQNHTRTVKGFMGQTTSFKRSLIKSDVLVLGETKSVDEVRYIHGTYGYGTWTFYAGHDPEDYQHQVGDPPTDLNLHPNSPGYRLILNNVLFPAAKKKERKT
- a CDS encoding acyl-CoA carboxylase subunit beta; the encoded protein is MDLNFNQNEDQAKLELSKIQKLLEKIEDGGGKKKLEAQRADGKLTARERIAYLLDPKSPCFEIGAFAGFEMYDEYGGCPAGGVIVMLGYIKGKLCIIVANDATVKAGAWFPITGKKNLRAQEIALENHIPIIYLVDSAGVFLPMQDEIFPDKEHFGRIFRNNAILSAKGIPQIAAVMGSCVAGGAYLPIMSDEALIVEKSGSIFLAGPYLVKAAIGEEVDQETLGGASTHCEVSGVTDYKVKDDKTCLDTIRNLIDKINLKQNETYDYIEPVAPKYSPNDLLGIYPSANQKPYSMARILECIVDESSLLYYKEEYGKTILCAYARIGGYAVGIVANDRRIVKSAKGEMQMGGVIYSDSADKASRFILNCNQKRIPLIFFHDVTGFMVGTRSEHGGIIKDGAKMVNAVANSTVPKLSIVIGNSYGAGNYAMCGKAYDPRFILAWPSAKIAVMGGAQAAKVLTQIQLSALKAKGQIPDAEEEKRLFDLTNEKYQKQTTATYAAARLWVDAIIDPVKTRDWIIMGIEASKFSSIEPFKTGVIQT
- a CDS encoding ketoacyl-ACP synthase III → MRSKIAGVGYYVPETVVKNSDLELLMDTSDAWIQERTGIQERRYGKAHAETTTTMGARAAEIAIQRAGISKEEIDFIIFATLSPDYFFPGCGVLLQRELKITSVEAPALDIRNQCSGFIYGLSIADQFIKSGQYKNILLVGAEMHSMGLDFSSRGRNVTVIFGDGAGAVVVQPTESDGILNTVLHSDGTYAEELAFINPGCHGGYHLGKEAFGYPDQNYGGIFLTEKMWNEQMIFPTMNGPLVFKTAVVKFQEVILEALNKAGLQAADIDLLIPHQANLRISQFIQQKLNLRNDQVWNNIQKYGNTTAATIPIALGEAWEAGKIKEGDLICMAAFGSGFTWGSALLRW
- the bshB1 gene encoding bacillithiol biosynthesis deacetylase BshB1, which gives rise to MLSLNTIQVVDILAIGVHPDDVELSCSGTLLGHISKGYTVGLLDLTLGELGTRGNPTLRTEEAMKAAALLGAKFRIQLDLPDGFFMWNYQEIEKIIRVVRAAKPKIVFANALSDRHPDHGRAAKLIADALFYSGLQKIETFDMNGTPQNRWRPNNLYHYIQDHQLNADIAFDITEFMDQKIALIKCFGSQFYDPNSKELDSPISGQDFFELLKAKAKIYGRSIHVEYAEGFNTTGPYQVKDFLH